In Sphingomicrobium sediminis, the genomic window TGTGCGCGGCGGCAAAGAAGGTGGTAACCGGACACAGACCGGCAACGTGATAAAATGCAACTTCTCTGCTACCGTTGGCAGTAGTTAGAGGAGACAACAATGCTGATTGTATCGATATTCCTAATTACAATTTCGCTGCATTCAGCGGTGACTATTCACCCCCAATCCGAAAGCGCCATTTCGATCGATGCGCTGCAGTGGCAGGAAATGGTTCCAGGCGTGGCATTTGCACCAACCCATGGCGACTGGAATGAAGGAGCGCACGGAAAATATGTCAGTATTGTGAAGGATGCTGTTGTCCCCATGCATACGCATTCCGCGGGCTACCACGCCGTGTTCATTTCGGGGAAAATGACCAATCTTTATAGTGATGGTGGCCGGCTACATTTGTCCCCGGGTGACTACTTCCAGATCGACGCGATGCAGCCCCACGCGCATGACTGCACGAGTGACGAGCCATGTGTCTTCTACACATACAGCGACCAAGCTTGGGACATCCAAATTAAGGAGTGAGCATCGCAGCCTGGTTTGTTGGAGCCTGGGCATTGCCCGGCCAACGTTGGCAGCGTTAGAGATTGGCTTTCGGCAGCAGGCGAAAAGCCGGCCGTCACGCTGAGTTGCCGGATTGACCGTAATGGGGTCGTTCTCGGCCTGGTCGCATTTTTGGAGTGGGTAGCGGACAATGCGCCCTCGACCGCGCTACATTTGATCCGCTACTCACTATCCTTCGCGCTGGGGAAGAATTCCAAAGAAGATCGATTTGGTCGGTGCCAATTGCATGGTGTAGCGGAGCACTGATCGGAGGAGACGCAGCGATGAAGAAAACTATAAGGGCCTTTGGACTTGCGACATGTGTCGGAGCGTTCTTGGCGGCATGTGGGGCGACGACATCGAAACCTTTGACGGCACCCGTCGCAGCGCAGGAAGCCCAAGCTCCTTCGCCTGAAGTCGACCCGGTCCATCCGCGCGCTCTTGTTTCACGATTCGATCGCAGTTCCAGAATTCCCGACCATGTGAGCGAACCCGTCGGGCCCATGGCGGAAGTGCACGCCTATGCGGGATCGCTGGAGCCAAGAAAGTTGTATCTGATCGAAGCCGATCCCGAAAAAGGATTCCACTGGCCCTATTTCCTCTTCCTGCCGGAGGCCATTCCGGTCGGCAATTCGATCCTGGTTCAACCCAATAATGACGGTATGGTTGGCGCACCATTCGCAACTCATCGATATTGGGCGGGCATTGAAACCGAACAGCTTTTCAGCGACTACGGGCGCCATCTCGGTACACCCGTCCTGATGCCGGTATTCCCGCGACCGCTGGTCGAAGGACCCAATCGCAACCTCTACATTCACGCTTTGACGCGCGCCGCGATGACGGCGGTCGATCCCCGTTACGCAAGGCCGGACATACAAATCATCGCGATGCTCGACGATGCTTTGGAAAAGCTCTCCCGAGACGATTTCAACCTACGCGACGATGCGTTGTTCTGGGGATTCTCCGCCGCCGGAGATTTCGTCACGCGCATGGCGACGATTCACCCGAACAGAGTGAGAGCGGTAGCGGCTGGCGGTGTAGGGGGGCTGCCGATTCTGCCGCTTGAAGAGTTTGAAGAGGAGCAACTCACATTCCCGGTGGGCGTGGGCGATCTCGAAGAGATTGGTGCACGATTTCAGCCAGAGTTATTGAAGCAAACGCCTTACTTGCTGTTCCATGGAAGCATGGACGAAAACGACTCGGTGAAAGAGCCGCCATTCACCTGTGAAGGATATGGCTCAGACAGCTACAGCTGCGAACAAAGTTTGTGGGTTAACAGCGTATTCGGGTCATCCGGGCCGAACAGGGTTCGGAAGACCGCTTCCGTTTTCGAGGCGTTCGGTATGAAGGACTTCAACTATCTGATCTTGCCGGGAGTTGAGCACACAATACCGAATGCCATGGAAGTGGTAATCCGTGAATTTTACGCCTGCGTGCTCGCGGATGGGAGCGGGTGTGCTGCATCGGCTAAGGCGCCTCGCTGATTTCGCTATTCCTCTCGAATAGCTTTTCACCACGCCATCATCATCATCGGAACGACTGCAATGGGGTCTGGGCGAGCGCGAACATAGGCTTTACTTGCGCCGCTGCGCGTCGATCAGCGCTTGACGACAGTTGAGCTGGCCCGTGCTCTCAAAATGAAAGCGATCGAGACTGATTTTCAAGGAGCCGTAGGGTAGGACAGGGCGGTCAAGACGGACAGCGCACCCGCCCCTTTTGTCCGACCTGCTTTTCTCAGACCCAGACAAGTAGAGAAGCCCCTGCTGCGCCGCAGCGGGGGCTTCATTCTTGAGGATCGGGATCATGTTCGGCGGGGCGTACGCGCGATAACGCCGCCTGTCGTTCAAAGCCGCCTTGCACTTTGCACGGTGTCGCTAAAACAATCTGCGACACCGCGCTGGGTGACATGAGCATACAGGTTGTTACCCCGCTGCCCCGACAAGACTTGGCCTGCGGCCTATTTCTGTCTCGGTCGACTATTTCTTGGTTTTTGGTCGGTCATAGGGTGATGGTGCTGGCGGCCGCGAGCGTTGCCGAATGAGAGGGGGCTCTTCTTCGGTCCGCTGATCTGTGACCGCGCGGTTGTCGTTCCTCGAGGAGGGCTCTTGCGAATGGCTCGAAGAACGACCCGAGCTTTCGGCTGGGGCCGCTTTAGCCGAGCGCTGCGTGGCTTCTTCCTTCGACTTGGCCCGTCTTAACTCCGCAATTTCCTGCTCCGTTTGGTCTAGATGCTTATCCATCAGGTCCAAACTGTAATCCTGAATTTCGTCTTCGGTCATCAAGGGGGCGTCAGTCGGCATGCCATGCTCCTCGACGTAAGGATGCCCGAGTAGGAACGGGTCCGGCGGCATACGCTTTTGCAAAACGCCAAGTTTGTGGAGCTTCACGAGCAGGTCCATGGCTTCCTTGGGAGGAGTTTCGTGAGTGACTTCTGCCGCACACTCGATCAAGCGTCTGAGAGGTGTTGTACGGCGCCGTGTCCCATCGGGCTCTTTCACGGAAATTTCTCTATTCAGATAGTCATATCCGATGTCGCGATAATCTCGTTTGGGTAGAGGTTTTCTTTTGGGACGTCCCGACGGGTTGCCGCTATGCCCCTTTTTGAACCTGCCCTTATGATCGCGGCTTTTCTCGGCAGTCTTTTTGTTGGTCATGATATCGTCCTTTCGGTGTCATGTTTCCCTCCTCAATGCTGAAATCGGGACACGTCATCGTGCCCCGTGCCCCACGCGGGGCTAGGGCAATTGTCCTGATGCGACGGTCTGTTGGGAACCCCCTATTTTTTGAGGTTCGCGGGCTCTTGGTGTACCTGGGTACACTCAGTTCAGGTGTCGTGGTGGAGGCGCCCCGTTTGACCATGCAACATCTGACGCTAAGCGAGGGCCGCATCCGACCGAATGAGAAGAGAGGCCTCAACGTCCTGTCGCAACCAAATCCGCAGCATGGCGCTTGCGCTGCGGGCTTGAACGCGGGCGAGGAGCTGCCTACGTTGAGATCAGCATCAAGAGAGAACGTGCTTCTCACCAACCTGCTCGCTCGAAGTAAGGTGGTTTCCTTGTTGAAGGGATGTGGCCGCGCGGCAAAATGAACGAGTGACCATCAAAAGCAGCAACGTTCTCTCCCAGACGGGAGAACAACTATGGACACGCGAATTGACTATATGGTCGGTGCGCAGAGTGTAGCTCACCCTCATCACTGGATAGAGGGGCATATCGAGCAGGGGGAGGGCGCGTTTCTCCTCGAGGCGGGAATGTGGACCCGATGGAGCGCCACCTCTCAGATCTACACGAGATTGTCTTCGAGGGTGCCGAGGCGATTTTCCCCGAGGCTATTCGCGGCTCTCTTAGGAACACTCTTCGCGAAGACGTTTCGGCCGTCAAACCAACGCATAGTCTTAGCGGGTGAGGGCCTTGCCGAAGGTCTCTCCCGATATATCGAAGCATTGTGCGAGGCCGCTGAATTGCAGCCAAACATGTTGACGGATTTGACGGGCGGCTTCGCCGACGAATTTATAGCCGAGCTTGCGAGATTGCGCGCCTATCGGCGTCTTCAGCTTGGTCTCCTTGGCCTGGGATCGGACAGAGGAGAGCTGAAATGAGTGATGCATTTTCTACTCTGAGCACCCGTCCGGACCTCGTGCCTTCAACTATCGTCACCGAACAATCACTTTCGATGAGGCAGGCGGTTCACACCTATCTCAAATGCTGCGGCCAACTTCGATCTATTCGCGAAAAAACCCGAATACTTGAGAAATATGTCCTTCCCGAACTGGGGGATGTCCCAGTCGACGCGATCAAGCGATCGCAGATCTCGATGCTGGTCTTGAATGTCGAGCAACGCAGCAAACGCGGATCGCCGGCTATGGCGAGAGCTGTCAGTGTCCAGATGCAAGCCTTCTTCAACTGGTACGCGCAGTTCCTCGACGGCCCTTCCATTCTTCCATCTCAGCGTTCTTACCGTTCGCCGCTGCCGAAAGCGCGAAGCCGCACGTTGACCGATCATGAAATCGGATTGCTCTGGCAGGTCGCGAATGGAAGTTTCTATCCTTGGGGAGGGGGGATTCAGCTTATGCTGCTTACAGGCATGCGCAGACAGGAGGTGTTCGGCTTATCCAGGTCAGAAGTCGATCTGGAGCGTAAGATGATTTGCCTACCGGAAAACCGGACAAAGAATGGTCGACGCCACGAAATTCCCATTTCTGATGGGTGTGAAGAGCTGCTCGGTAGCCTTGTTGAGTGTCGGGAATGCGAACTCATTTTCCCTAGCCGTGTGACAAACGAGCGGCCAATATCGGGATTCAGTAAGGGGATGAAGTCTATCCGGCGTAAAGCTAGGAATGCTGGGTTTGAGAATCCAGATTTCACGTTCCATGATCTGCGCCGAACCTTTGCGACGGGATTACAAAGGATCGGGGTCGCAACGCCAGTCATCGAGCGCTTGCTCAACCACGTATCGGGGACAAGGTCGGGCATAACCGGAGTTTATCAGCGCCACGATTATGATCACGAAGCACGCATGGCAGTCCAAAAATGGTCGCAGCATATCCAAAGCTTGGGTCGCGGTTCCCGCTAGATTTTCACGGCCGTCGGATCGTGCTCGCGTTTGTTTATTTGCGTTAGGCGAAGCGCGGCGCCGGCCGAACTCAGCCCGCCCCCCCTCCATCTCCATACCTTCGAAACCCGTTTCCGCGTTCGAAGCTGAGCGCGGCAGCGAACCCGAAGAAGAAGCAGGCCACTACGGCAGGCATAGTCTCTCCGATGAATAGATAGGTCGTCGCACCGGCGACTATCCCGACTGCGGAGCCCACGCCAGTTCGCAGCGCCAAATCTGTCTTTCGCTTGGCTGACTGTCGCTCAGGCTGCTTCACGTCCTGGTCCTTCTGAAGTCCAATCTAAGGGAGCAACTGCGCCCTCAAGGGCGAGCTTGAGATTACTGCCGGCCGGTCTGGTTCATCGAAGAGGCCATGCAAGCGGACCGCTGACATGTGGCTGGTTGGCCGGGCGGACTTCAGGCCGCGTTGAGGGTGGAAATCGGACGTGGGGCTCATACCACTATGCTCCTCCTCCCCTCCCCATGGTGCAACGCGCGCCGCTTTTCTCCGGTTGGTAGCCGCTGCGCGTTCCGAAGTTGAAACGCATTTGATCCACGACATTTCCAGATTGAGCCTCAATGTAACCCAGTGTTGCTTCAGCTCTAGGTGACTCGATCCATGTCTGCTTGCCGCCAAATCCGCCAAACAGGTAATATGTCCCATCAACGATAAAGCCGATGCCGTCGATTACGTTTCCATGCGCAACCCAGATGCACTCAATACCTTTGTTCGCCGGAATTGTAACCGTCTCACATCTACCGCCATTGCCACCGTATTTGGTGCCCCACTGGTCTCCATACTTCACCTGTACGGAATCGACCAATCTGCCAGCGCAGATCCGGATCGCAGAAATAGGTCCAGCATTATAGGTAGTCGGCGCTTCTGGCTTGTATTCCCCGCCATTGCCTCCAACTACTACTACTTCGCCAACTCTTTGAAATGTGCTCTGGGCGTTCGCTGGCCCTAGGGAAAGTATTCCCGAAATCGCGGTCAAGGAAAGGCACGCTATTTGGGATCGCATCACATCTTCCTCCTTGTGGACGTGCCAATATGGTAAGCTATTTGAACGACACGTTTTGTCTACACGTAATCGTGGTTTCGCAATCAATGGGACACTGATCGTAAACAGCACTTCATATTTTGCCTGCGTGCTCGCTCATTAAAGGCCGAATTGCGTCCAAAGTAAAGAAAGTGCGATTTGGTCTAACACGCTCCGCCATTTCCCCCCGCATATTGATGTGCATGGCCAGTGCCTTGATAAGACCGCGTCTGGGCTTGGCGGACTTTGCGATTGCATAGCCGCATGCCATCCCGTCTGCTGCCATTCGAAATCACGGCCATCCCGGGCCGTTGCGGCGCGTGGCTTCTTGGGCGCTGGATTCCTCTTCAATTTGAATGTAGGACCATAACCAGTTTTAGTTAGTTTAACGGGGTTTTGCAGCCGAGTTAGAGCGTTTTCTATCAAAGTAGCCGGGGGCCAGTGTAGCGCGAATGTCAGATATCTTTATCTCTTACGCGCGCTCGACTGAGATCGTCGCTGGCCAGATAGGCGAGGCGCTAAGGCGTGTCGGGCACAAGGTCTGGCGCGATGATGAACTCCCCGCGCACCGCAATTATGGTGAAGTTATCGAGGAACGACTGCGTTCGGCCAAGGCCGTCGTAGTCATTTGGTCAGCCGATGCGCTGACATCGCAATGGGTCCGCGCCGAGGCTGATGTCGCGCGCGAGAACGGGACACTCGTCCAATTGTCCTGCGACGGCACTGTGCCGCCACTGCCATTTAACCAGATCCAATGCGCCGACCTTCGCGGTTGGGCTGGCGATCTCAATCATCCTGGCTGGGTCAAGATTGCCGACAGCGTGACGTCGCTGGCAGGCCCGCCGCTCGGCACGATGCCGAGCCGCGATGACAGTGCGGGGCCCGGTGGCACGCATATCTGCGTCCTTCCTTTTATCAACATGTCGGGCGACGGTGAGCAGGAATATTTCTCCGACGGCATAACCGAGGACATTATCACCGATTTGTCGCGTTTATCGGGGTTGCGCGTCGTGTCGCGCAACACGGCGTTCGCGTTCAAGGGGCAGATCGTCGACATCCGCAACTTGGCCAAGGAATTGGGCGTCTCGCATGTGATCGAGGGCAGCGTCCGCAAGGCCGGCGACCGCGTGCGCATATCGGCCCAGTTGATTGAAGCGATCAATGCCGAGCCGATCTGGGCCAACCGCTATGACCGCAATCTCGATGATATCTTCGCCATCCAGGACGAGATAAGCTCGGCCATCGTCGATGCGCTCAAGATCGAACTGCTGCCCAAGGAAAAGAAGGCCATTTCGGAACGCAGCACAACGGGCAATTCAGAAGCCTACGATCTGTATCTTCTCGCTCGCCAGCACTGGATCAAGAGCACCGGCACTGACAAGCGCCTGATGGAGATCACGATCCGGATCTGTCAGCAAGCGGTGGATCTCGATCCTACCTATGCCAAGGCATGGGGGCTTATGGCGCTAGCGCAGATGCGCATCAACATCTCGCACGATCCGAGCTTCGACCCGACCGATGCGACCGAAAAGGCGCTGTCGCTCGACCCGAAGAATGTTGAGGCATTGTGCGCGAAGGCGATTATGCTTTCGACCGAAGAGAAAAGCGGGCAGGCGCGTGAGATGCTGGCGCATGCGCTCGAACTCGACCCCAATAGCTTCGAAGTGCACAAAGAGGTGGCCCGCGACGCGTTCCTCAATGGCGAGCTAGATCGCGCCATTTCGCATTACGAAAAAGCCCTCAACATGATGGATGATGATTTCCACAGCGCCGGCATGTTGGTGACCTGCTATCACGCCAAGGGGGACCGCGAGAAAGAAGAACAGATCGCCAAGGTCTGCGTCGAGCGCGTCGAACGCGCTTTGAAGCGGGACCCGGGCGACGGCAATGCATTGAGCATGGGGATTGCGGGTCTAGCGACACTCGGCGATCACGAGCGCGTGCGAAAATGGATTGATCGGGCGATGATGATCGACCCCAACAATCACCTGATGCGCTATAATCTTGCCTGCACCCTGGTTGTCGAACTGGGCGACAATGAACGTGCGCTCGAATTGCTCAAGCCCTATTTCGAGAATGTCACGCCAAAGTGGATCCAGCATACCGTAGCGGATCCGGATCTCGACAAGGTGCGCGACGATCCGCGCTTCATCGTAATGCTCGAAGAGGCGCAGGCGCGGCTAGAGAAGCAGGCGCAGTCCGCCGAATGAGCCAAGTCTTCATCTCCTATGCGCGCTCAACGGAGGCCATCGCGAAGGCAGTTGGTGATCGACTGCGCGAGGCCGGCTACAAGGTCTGGCGCGACGATGAACTACCCGCCCACCGCAGCTATTCAGACGTGATCGAGGAGCGGCTGCGTGAAGCCAAAGCCGTGGTTGTCTTGTGGAGCGCCGAAGCGATCCGGTCACAGTGGGTGCGAGCCGAGGCTGACGTGGCACGGGAGGCGGGCACTTTGGTCCAGATGAGCGTTGATGGCGTGACCCCGCCAATCCCGTTCAACCAAATACAATGCGCTGATGTGAATGGCTGGTCCGGCGATACCAATCATCCAGGCTGGGGAAAGGTTGCCGACAGCGTCGCCTCGTTGGTCGGTGCTCAGCAAAATGTTGATGAGGCACCGCGCGAGGCCAGCGCGCCATCGGGCCTGACGATTTGCGTCCTGCCCTTCGTCAACATGTCAGGAGACGGGGACCA contains:
- a CDS encoding cupin domain-containing protein, whose protein sequence is MLIVSIFLITISLHSAVTIHPQSESAISIDALQWQEMVPGVAFAPTHGDWNEGAHGKYVSIVKDAVVPMHTHSAGYHAVFISGKMTNLYSDGGRLHLSPGDYFQIDAMQPHAHDCTSDEPCVFYTYSDQAWDIQIKE
- a CDS encoding DUF5681 domain-containing protein, whose product is MTNKKTAEKSRDHKGRFKKGHSGNPSGRPKRKPLPKRDYRDIGYDYLNREISVKEPDGTRRRTTPLRRLIECAAEVTHETPPKEAMDLLVKLHKLGVLQKRMPPDPFLLGHPYVEEHGMPTDAPLMTEDEIQDYSLDLMDKHLDQTEQEIAELRRAKSKEEATQRSAKAAPAESSGRSSSHSQEPSSRNDNRAVTDQRTEEEPPLIRQRSRPPAPSPYDRPKTKK
- a CDS encoding tyrosine-type recombinase/integrase; this encodes MSDAFSTLSTRPDLVPSTIVTEQSLSMRQAVHTYLKCCGQLRSIREKTRILEKYVLPELGDVPVDAIKRSQISMLVLNVEQRSKRGSPAMARAVSVQMQAFFNWYAQFLDGPSILPSQRSYRSPLPKARSRTLTDHEIGLLWQVANGSFYPWGGGIQLMLLTGMRRQEVFGLSRSEVDLERKMICLPENRTKNGRRHEIPISDGCEELLGSLVECRECELIFPSRVTNERPISGFSKGMKSIRRKARNAGFENPDFTFHDLRRTFATGLQRIGVATPVIERLLNHVSGTRSGITGVYQRHDYDHEARMAVQKWSQHIQSLGRGSR
- a CDS encoding TIR domain-containing protein produces the protein MSDIFISYARSTEIVAGQIGEALRRVGHKVWRDDELPAHRNYGEVIEERLRSAKAVVVIWSADALTSQWVRAEADVARENGTLVQLSCDGTVPPLPFNQIQCADLRGWAGDLNHPGWVKIADSVTSLAGPPLGTMPSRDDSAGPGGTHICVLPFINMSGDGEQEYFSDGITEDIITDLSRLSGLRVVSRNTAFAFKGQIVDIRNLAKELGVSHVIEGSVRKAGDRVRISAQLIEAINAEPIWANRYDRNLDDIFAIQDEISSAIVDALKIELLPKEKKAISERSTTGNSEAYDLYLLARQHWIKSTGTDKRLMEITIRICQQAVDLDPTYAKAWGLMALAQMRINISHDPSFDPTDATEKALSLDPKNVEALCAKAIMLSTEEKSGQAREMLAHALELDPNSFEVHKEVARDAFLNGELDRAISHYEKALNMMDDDFHSAGMLVTCYHAKGDREKEEQIAKVCVERVERALKRDPGDGNALSMGIAGLATLGDHERVRKWIDRAMMIDPNNHLMRYNLACTLVVELGDNERALELLKPYFENVTPKWIQHTVADPDLDKVRDDPRFIVMLEEAQARLEKQAQSAE